The DNA window AATTAAGCACATATTCTCCATCTTCTGTGATTTTGAAATATTTCATTTTCCTATTATTCTTGACCTTTAACTCACTAGTTATTAATCCCAAATCTTCCATCTTATTTAGAATAGGATATATGTTACTTGGATTTGATTTCTTTAAGGATTTTTCATCAATAAAAATTATAAAAAATTTATCCAATTCTTTTAAAATACCATAACCATGAATCAAACCATTATATTTGATTATCCACAATATTAAAAAGCGTGACATCCCATTTACATAAGATTTAATCACAAAATTATTGTTTATGATTTTAGAGTAATCTTTTTGAATATCTATTCGTGAATTTTCGAGTGACATCTTACATTTTCCAATTTTTATTAAAAATAAATAATATCAAGATGATACGAGTAATTATACAAATAAATTTTAATTGAAAAATGTATATAAAACAATATTATTAAATTAGTAATATATTAATTATTAAAAAAAGTAAAAAAAGTAGAGAATATTGAAATTCTCTAGAATAAGTCTTGTAAGTGGATTTGGTAAGGTCCTAAGTTTCCACCGTAGTTACCCGCACCGATTTCAATAACACCAGGCACTTGACAAGCAGCTTCAATACCTGCTTTCATAGCAGCTTTAACTGATTCTTCGTCAACACCGTCAATAACGATTTCCATGTTTCCGAATACGTTTTCTGGCAATTCAGTTTCTACTTGGTCTTTTAATGTAACACATTCTTTTTCGTTGGTAGATGCACTCATAAATGAGTATTTGGAACCAGTTTTGGAACCGGAAGCAACCATACCACCGGAGAAAGGAGTGATTACACCAGCAACAGCGTGAATAGCATCAACAGCAGCTTCAGCTGCAACAATGGAAGCCATTTGACTGTCAGCCATGATGAAGAAGTTTCCACCAGCTACTCCGTCTTTCCATCCCATTTCATCTTCCACTAAGAATTCACCGGACATGATAGGAATTACGTGCATTTTTTTGCCGTTTACGTCTTTTTCAGTTTCGTATCCGTCACCGAAGAACTTGAGTTGTTTTCCGGTTGGGAATGCTTCTTCGCTTTCTAAAGCGTTGAATGCTGCTGCAGTAGGAGCAGTTAAAACACATTGTCCGATTCTGTCCATGATTTGTCCGCCTAAAGCTTTTTTAGACATGTGACAGATCATGATTGCATAACCTGGTCTTCCATCTGGAGATTCAGTTGGAGGAACATATTGGTCAATACCTGCTTCTGCAGGACATCCAATAACTGAAGTAGCAAATCCAGTAGCTTCAGTAGCAGCAATTTTAGCTAAATGTTTAGTAGCTGCAGTAATAATAATTCTAGATACTTTAATTCCAAAACCTTCAGCAAAGGTATCTTGTATTTCTACACCATTAATTTCCATATTTTCACCAAAATTTTTTTAAAATAAATTTTTTTGTGATAATTAAATTTATGATAATATATTAAAATAAAGTTTTCTATTTTAATTGAAATTAGATATTAAAATAAATCTATTTTACACCAATTAACTCATTGATAATTGGTATTTTAGCAAAAATAACCATTATTAACCATGATAAGAAAAATCCGACTAAAAACAGCAAAATATAATCGAAAATGAAATTTGATGATAAATGAAATATTTTTCGGGTAACCATTATTAACTGACTATGAATCAGATACATTCCATAACTGCACATTGCAATGGAAGATACAACATTAGTAGTCTTTCCAGAGGCATTATTAACAACATTACTTGATTTGACAAAGCAATATACTCCAATTGACAATACTACCATTAAAACAGAATATCTATGAAATACAAATAAGATTTCAGTGCCAACAATGCTATAAGAATACAACAGCATAATAACAGATGAAACAATAATTAAAATAGCTGAAATAACTGGATTATTAAATATTCTTCTTTCGCTATATCTTAAATAGTAACCTAGAACAACCAATGCGATAGGACTTATGAAATCAGAAAGCAGATTCAAATATTGATTGTTTAAAGGGTAGATTATTGAAATGAATATTAACCAAACAATTAATAGATACTCAACATGAATTAATTCTGAATTGTTTAACCATTTATTTACAAAAGGCATCATCATGTAAACATATATCATAATCCAGAAAAACCAATAAACAACCGATCCCGGTGCTTTAAAAAGTAATGTATCCAAAAACACGTTAATAAAACTTAAAATTCCAAAACTATCAACAAAATTAATTCCTGAAATAAAATAAGAAGACATAATAAGAACAATACTGAAAACTAATGACCAGAAAAGGAACGGTTTTGCTATACGAGGAATACGTTTTTCAAAAAAACTTTTAACATCCCAATTTTGTCCTAAAAGCAGTGCTCCTGATATCATTAAAAACAGGTCAACACCCATTCTAAAGAAATTATTAGCAAAGGTTTCATAAAATCCGCTAATAGAATAAATTGATTGGACATTATAATTCATTATTTCGCCGACATGTCCGGTCACATGCAGTAAAATAACCGATAGAATAGCAATAACCCTTAAAACATCATAATAAAATATGCGATTAGAACCAGCATTCATAAAAAATCAACTCATTCGTCAATATTTTCTTCGGATTCCACTGAAGATAATGATTTTTTATCTAAAATAGATGAACCATATTTTGGTATAAGTACTAGACCTATTATTGTAGCCATCCAGAAGGATATTAGTCTTTCAATAACTGTTGCGGCTGCACTGATTGATGAAGTTATACCTGCACTTGAATAAAATAGAATCATGACTCCATCAATTGCTCCAAGTCCTCCCGGAAGCAATGGAATCATACCAACAAGGGATGCAACAATAAATACTTCCCCAATGATTATTGGATTGACATTTGCACCGAATGCCAAAAAGACAAGATACACCCTGAAAATCTCAAAAATCCAAATAATAAATGACAAAGGAACAGTATAATACAATGCTTTCTTATTTGAAACAAGATTTTTCATTGTATCCTGAAAACCAAATACTGCTTCATGTATTTTATTTTCTAATTCAACAGAGTTTTTCTTATAAAACCTTCTAACAAGACCAACAATCCAGCCATCAACTTTATTTCCAAAGTTTGGATTTATACACATGTAAATAATAATCGCCAGAATAGCTATGATTGCGATTACTGCCACGATCATCACTGCAAGTAACCAAGTTGGCATGTCAAAATATAGCGTCATTAAGATAATTGTGATTGCTGCTAAAACAACAAAAGGAAAAGTATCCAAAGCCCTATCTGCAACGACAGTGGCGAAAGTTTCTTCAAATAAATAATCTTTTTGTTTGGATAGAATATAAGCCCTTACAGGTTCTCCCCCTCCACGACCAGAAGGAGTGATGTTATTAACGGCAAGTCCCACCAAGACCATAGGAAACAATTCACGAATACTTACATCCAAATCAGCTTGTTTATTTAATATCTGCCAACGCAAAGTATATAAAAAATAAGTTATTATCTGAACAGCTATAGCTAAAGCTATAATATACAAATTAGCTACTTTTAATGCTGAGATAACTTGGTCAATTCCAACAAACCACAACATTACAACAAGAATAACGATGCTTATTCCTAATAATAATATAGTTTTTCTATCCATCGTGATAATATATTATACAATTTAATACTTATAAATTTATATAGAAATTTATACTAATTTTAAGTAATGAGGTATATTACTAAAACAGATTTGGTTATTGTTGCAACAAATTCCGGATATTTGATGATAGGAATAGGATTAATGTGCTTAATCCCATTAATATTCGATTTAATATACTTCGAATTTGACATACTAAGTTTTGTAATTCCAGGATTAATATCAATATTATTAGGAATCTTTGCTTTAAAATATTTTGAACAAAAAAGCAATAAAAAAATACGGCTAAAACATGGAATGATGATTTCATCATTTGCATGGTTATGGGCCAGCCTCATTGGAGGATTTGTCTTTATGCTTGCAACAAACATTTCACCAATTGATGCCGTTTTTGAAAGCATGTCCGCTTTAACAGGAACCGGAATGACTATGTTTGTGGATGTTGAAGTTTTACCTCACAGTATCTTATTTTTCAGAGCATTGGAACAATGGATTGGTGGTTTGGGAGTAGTTGTTATGGTGATTGGTGTTTTAACAAAACCCGGATCAGTATCATCAAAATTATACCAATCAGAAGCACGTGAAGAACGTATAAAACCAAGTATAAAAACCACACTTGAAAAAACAATGGAAATTTATGTCATTTATACAATTGCAGGAATAATATTATACCTGCTTGCGGGAATGCCAGTATTTGACTCAATCTGCAATACATTCAGCATCATTTCAACCGGAGGAATGAGCATCAAAAATGCGAATATGGGATTCTACCAAGATGATGTAATCTACTTTATTTCAATTGTATTGATGATTCTTGGTGCTACAAGCTTCATGGTCCATTACAAGGTAATTAAAACAAAAGGAAAATCACTGATTAATGATTTGCAATTTAAAATCATCATAACAGTTATTGCACTTGTTACATTAATGCTTTATTTTGTATCAAATATTGTTCCAATAGATTTATTGTTCACAGTCGTATCAGCAATCACAACTACCGGAGCAAGTGTCACAAGCCCATTAGTGATGGGAAGTTGGCCAAGCTTTGTAATAATTTGTTTAATGTGTTTAATGCTAACTGGAGGATCAAACGGTTCAACAGTAGGTGCGATAAAACTGGTGAGAATGATTACTTATTTTAAGGGAATTTACCGACATGTACGGGAAATCTTATCTCCCGAGGGAAGAGTAGTGCCTGTAAAATTGCATGGACATAAAATTCCTGAAAAATCAATAGCCCAAGCCGGTAGTTTCATTACACTTTATATGATGTTTATAATGTTTACATGGGCATTATTCTGTTTATTTGGATATGATCCATTTAGAAGTTTATTTGCAGCAATGTCTCTGCAGGGTAATAACGGTTTAGAACTTGGTATAATCACCCCAACATTAAATCCGATACTTAAAATAGTCAGTATGTTTGATATGTGGACTGGAAGGTTAGAAATATATCCTGTACTCATCACATTAAGGGCAGCATTTGAAATTTTCAAAAGATAATATTTATATTATCATGAAATAAATATTGATAATTAATTATTATAAAGGGGAGATTTAATGTATGCAATAATAATGGGAGGAGGTCGTGTTGGACTTGCTCTTGCAAATTTGTTAATCGATAGTGGATTTGACATCACATTAATTGAAAGCGACGAATCATTATGCAATGAAGTTGCAGCAGAACTTGACGCACTTGTAATTTGTGGAAACGGAACCAGTTCAAAGTTACTTGAAGAAACAAATATCGAAGATGCCGATTTCTTTATAGCAACAACCGGTAATGATGAAGCAAACCTTCTTTCATGCATTTTAGTCAGAAAATACGATGTTGAAACAATTATTGCCCGTGTAAGTAATCCTGATCACGAAGAAGCATTTAAAGAAGTGGGAATCGACAGAGTAATCAGCCCAGAGATTAGTGCTGCAAGAGACCTGGCCCAATATGTTACAAATCCTAGAGTATCCAAGCTAACCACACTCGGTGAAGGTGATGCTGAAATCATTGAAATGACAATTACAAATGATAAAATTGTTGGAAAACGTTTTAAAGAGGTTTCACCATCAAAAGATTATATTATTATCGCTACTTATCAAAATGGTAAATTAATTATCCCACAACCGGACAATACAATCAGTCGTGGGGAAAAAGTTTCAATACTTGTTAAAAGAGGAACCCTAAAAAAAGTTTCAAAGAAATTAGAGAATTGAATAAGACATTTTAATATGTTCTTTTCCATTCCCTTCAACTATAGGGCCATGACCAGGATAGATGTTTTTAACATCCAACTCTGTTAATCTTTTAACACTATTTTTCATATCCTGGTAATCCCCGCCAATATCCATTCTGCCAACGCCGCCGCCAGCAAATATGGTATCACCAGAGATTAAATTTTCACCATCCCAAAGACAAATCCCACCTTTAGTGTGACCCGGAGTGTGAATAACTTTAAAATCAGCAATTTCATCACCGTCTTCAAGTTCAATATCCACTCTGCAATTGCCCGGATTGTCAAAAACAGACATGGAAGTTCCCAAAGTATCCTTATTTTTAATTGAAATTGCATCCAGTTTATGAATAGCTACTTTAGCATCAGGAAAGAAATGATTACCACCAATATGATCAAAATGACAATGAGTATTTACTATCAATTCTATATCAGTTGGTTCAACATTATTTTCACGAAGTTTAGAGAATAAATAATCCTTGTTTAAACCCGCACCAGTATCAACCAATATATTATTATCAATCAAAAAATAATTTGAATCATAATTATAACCTAAAATAAAAACAACTGAACTCATGAATGATAATATAATCAAGAAAGTAATTAAAAGTTTTGAAAAAAAGTTTTGTATAAAAATGGGGTCATAGGGATTTGAACCCCAATCCGGGGATGTCTCTTGCCTCAGTACTCCAATTGTTCATCACAACAAGTACTGTTCAGTTACGCGTATATTTTCTTCAAAGACAACTGGAGTCCCCGATGCTGCCAGGTTACACCATAACCCCACATAACATACAATAATAATTTTAATTTTAATAATATATAAATATTTGCAATTATTCAAATTTCATTTGCTTATCAATACCAGCTATTTCATCAATTTCAAAACCTTTCTCCAAAGCATAATCCTTTTCAACACGATAATTACCAGATTTTGTTCTTGGAGTGTTTTGAGGTTCTAAAAATAGCCATTTAGTATATTTAAATCTAACTCCAATATATGGTTTGGCACCAAAAATTTTTGAAAATTCACAGAGTGCAGTAATTTGCTCCTCTTCAATGTAAATTTTTTCTTTTGTTGTTGTTTTAACCTCAATAGCCAAATATAATTTACCATTTCCAGCTAAAACATCAGGTAAAGGCCTTTTAGTGGCTCCTCCAGATGCAGGAGCTCTCATAGCCGCAAAATTTCTCTCCCATAATTTATGTACCAAATCCCTTTCTTCAGCAGATCCTTTCTTTGCCATAGTAACACTCAATTAAAAATTTGTTTAAAACCATATATAAATAAAATGAGAGAGCATTTGAAAAGTAATATGAAATTAAAAATAGATTTATAAATGGGGCCGGGGCCGAGATTCGAACCCGAGTCCCGGGATCCACAGTCCCGGAGGATGACCGCCTACCCTACCCCGGCATTTATGATAAAAATGAATAAAAAATTGTTAAAATGCGGGAGCAGGGATTCGAACCCTGGAAGACCTGCGTCAACAGGTCCTAAGCCTGTCCCCTTTGGCCTCTCGGGCACCCCCGATTATAAAAACAAAGTATACATAGAAACCATTA is part of the Methanobrevibacter sp. genome and encodes:
- a CDS encoding TrkA family potassium uptake protein, producing MYAIIMGGGRVGLALANLLIDSGFDITLIESDESLCNEVAAELDALVICGNGTSSKLLEETNIEDADFFIATTGNDEANLLSCILVRKYDVETIIARVSNPDHEEAFKEVGIDRVISPEISAARDLAQYVTNPRVSKLTTLGEGDAEIIEMTITNDKIVGKRFKEVSPSKDYIIIATYQNGKLIIPQPDNTISRGEKVSILVKRGTLKKVSKKLEN
- a CDS encoding TrkH family potassium uptake protein yields the protein MRYITKTDLVIVATNSGYLMIGIGLMCLIPLIFDLIYFEFDILSFVIPGLISILLGIFALKYFEQKSNKKIRLKHGMMISSFAWLWASLIGGFVFMLATNISPIDAVFESMSALTGTGMTMFVDVEVLPHSILFFRALEQWIGGLGVVVMVIGVLTKPGSVSSKLYQSEAREERIKPSIKTTLEKTMEIYVIYTIAGIILYLLAGMPVFDSICNTFSIISTGGMSIKNANMGFYQDDVIYFISIVLMILGATSFMVHYKVIKTKGKSLINDLQFKIIITVIALVTLMLYFVSNIVPIDLLFTVVSAITTTGASVTSPLVMGSWPSFVIICLMCLMLTGGSNGSTVGAIKLVRMITYFKGIYRHVREILSPEGRVVPVKLHGHKIPEKSIAQAGSFITLYMMFIMFTWALFCLFGYDPFRSLFAAMSLQGNNGLELGIITPTLNPILKIVSMFDMWTGRLEIYPVLITLRAAFEIFKR
- the hjc gene encoding Holliday junction resolvase Hjc — protein: MAKKGSAEERDLVHKLWERNFAAMRAPASGGATKRPLPDVLAGNGKLYLAIEVKTTTKEKIYIEEEQITALCEFSKIFGAKPYIGVRFKYTKWLFLEPQNTPRTKSGNYRVEKDYALEKGFEIDEIAGIDKQMKFE
- a CDS encoding MBL fold metallo-hydrolase → MSSVVFILGYNYDSNYFLIDNNILVDTGAGLNKDYLFSKLRENNVEPTDIELIVNTHCHFDHIGGNHFFPDAKVAIHKLDAISIKNKDTLGTSMSVFDNPGNCRVDIELEDGDEIADFKVIHTPGHTKGGICLWDGENLISGDTIFAGGGVGRMDIGGDYQDMKNSVKRLTELDVKNIYPGHGPIVEGNGKEHIKMSYSIL
- a CDS encoding PadR family transcriptional regulator — encoded protein: MSLENSRIDIQKDYSKIINNNFVIKSYVNGMSRFLILWIIKYNGLIHGYGILKELDKFFIIFIDEKSLKKSNPSNIYPILNKMEDLGLITSELKVKNNRKMKYFKITEDGEYVLNYIYSRFDLIHANHQWRSLFDDMD
- the fhcD gene encoding formylmethanofuran--tetrahydromethanopterin N-formyltransferase; translated protein: MEINGVEIQDTFAEGFGIKVSRIIITAATKHLAKIAATEATGFATSVIGCPAEAGIDQYVPPTESPDGRPGYAIMICHMSKKALGGQIMDRIGQCVLTAPTAAAFNALESEEAFPTGKQLKFFGDGYETEKDVNGKKMHVIPIMSGEFLVEDEMGWKDGVAGGNFFIMADSQMASIVAAEAAVDAIHAVAGVITPFSGGMVASGSKTGSKYSFMSASTNEKECVTLKDQVETELPENVFGNMEIVIDGVDEESVKAAMKAGIEAACQVPGVIEIGAGNYGGNLGPYQIHLQDLF
- a CDS encoding UPF0104 family protein encodes the protein MDRKTILLLGISIVILVVMLWFVGIDQVISALKVANLYIIALAIAVQIITYFLYTLRWQILNKQADLDVSIRELFPMVLVGLAVNNITPSGRGGGEPVRAYILSKQKDYLFEETFATVVADRALDTFPFVVLAAITIILMTLYFDMPTWLLAVMIVAVIAIIAILAIIIYMCINPNFGNKVDGWIVGLVRRFYKKNSVELENKIHEAVFGFQDTMKNLVSNKKALYYTVPLSFIIWIFEIFRVYLVFLAFGANVNPIIIGEVFIVASLVGMIPLLPGGLGAIDGVMILFYSSAGITSSISAAATVIERLISFWMATIIGLVLIPKYGSSILDKKSLSSVESEENIDE
- a CDS encoding acyltransferase; its protein translation is MNAGSNRIFYYDVLRVIAILSVILLHVTGHVGEIMNYNVQSIYSISGFYETFANNFFRMGVDLFLMISGALLLGQNWDVKSFFEKRIPRIAKPFLFWSLVFSIVLIMSSYFISGINFVDSFGILSFINVFLDTLLFKAPGSVVYWFFWIMIYVYMMMPFVNKWLNNSELIHVEYLLIVWLIFISIIYPLNNQYLNLLSDFISPIALVVLGYYLRYSERRIFNNPVISAILIIVSSVIMLLYSYSIVGTEILFVFHRYSVLMVVLSIGVYCFVKSSNVVNNASGKTTNVVSSIAMCSYGMYLIHSQLIMVTRKIFHLSSNFIFDYILLFLVGFFLSWLIMVIFAKIPIINELIGVK